One genomic window of Quercus lobata isolate SW786 chromosome 9, ValleyOak3.0 Primary Assembly, whole genome shotgun sequence includes the following:
- the LOC115959020 gene encoding inactive disease resistance protein RPS4-like: MHGMLQGHFLLKNRYNIVIPGSEIPEWFRHQSIGDEVSIQEPYSLLCNEWMGIAICVVFCSLPRHQIHEHCYLACYLIANGKEMSFAPITGDIFPLSDHIWLIYLLPQYYKEKGIKLVWECDVDGFSQIGVRIENYSRGLEVKKCGFRLVYKKDIKDLNRTMTQRHHNFDNLMAAAEGYKAKQTRDDYDEAGSSNDEPHPKSIGNSNCEESSEYKDCREKLSESDLEG; this comes from the coding sequence ATGCATGGTATGTTACAGGGTCACTTTCTTCTTAAGAACAGATATAACATTGTTATTCCTGGAAGTGAAATTCCTGAGTGGTTTAGGCATCAAAGCATTGGGGATGAAGTTAGTATACAAGAACCTTATTCTCTTTTGTGTAATGAGTGGATGGGGATTGCTATTTGCGTTGTATTTTGTTCTCTTCCACGTCACCAAATCCACGAACATTGTTATCTCGCCTGTTACTTGATAGCCAACGGAAAAGAAATGTCTTTTGCACCGATCACTGGCGACATTTTTCCTTTATCAGATCATATTTGGCTAATTTATTTGCTTCCTCAATACTACAAGGAGAAAGGCATAAAATTAGTGTGGGAATGTGATGTAGATGGATTCAGTCAGATTGGGGTTAGAATTGAAAACTATAGTAGGGGCTTGGAGGTGAAGAAATGTGGGTTTCGATTGGTATACAAGAAAGACATCAAAGATCTTAATCGAACTATGACTCAAAGACATCATAATTTTGACAATTTGATGGCGGCAGCGGAAGGTTACAAAGCCAAGCAAACTCGAGATGATTATGATGAGGCTGGAAGCTCTAATGATGAACCTCACCCAAAAAGTATTGGTAACTCTAACTGTGAGGAGTCAAGTGAGTACAAAGACTGTCGTGAAAAGCTAAGTGAAAGTGACCTTGAAGGTTAA